In Candidatus Epulonipiscium sp., the sequence AGCCTTCTAGAAAAATAGTAGAAAAAATGGTTTCCGTTTTAGAAGAAGATTATGGAAATCCATCTTCACTTCATATTAAAGGAGTAGTAGCAGAAAGGCATATTAAAAATACAAGCCGCATCTTAGCCAATATCCTTAAGGTTCATGAAGACGAAATATTATATACCTCTGGGGGAACTGAATCAAATAATCTGGCTATTCTTGGGGTTGCATATGCATACCATCGGATAGGGAAGCACATAATTACTACTAAGATAGAACATCCTTCCGTGCAAAAGGTCTTTAGATACCTAGAGGAGAATGGTTTTGAAGTCACCTATTTAGATGTTGATTCTTCGGGATATGTTTATTTAGAACAATTAAAAAATAGTATTAAAAAAGATACAATATTGGTAAGTATTATGCATGTCAATAACGAAATTGGGACAATACAACCTATAGAGGAAATAGGACATATAATAAAAACCATAAATGTTAATACTATCTTTCATGCAGATGCTATACAATCCTTTGGCAAAATACCCATTTCTATTAAAAAGAATACTATTGATTTATTGAGTATCAGCTCTCATAAATTTCATGGACCTAAAGGCATTGGGGTACTATACAAGAAAAAAGACATCCGACTTAAACCATTAGTATTTGGAGGGGGACAACAAAAAGGTCTTAGGGCTGGCACTGAAAATGTACCGGCAATCGCGGCCTTAGGCCTAGCGGCAGAAGATATATATAAAGATTTAGATGCAAATACAAAGCATATACAATCCCTAAAAAATATGCTTTGGAAAGCTCTAGATAAAAACATAAAAGATATATATATAAATGGCCCTTCCATTGAAGAGAGTGCTCCTCATATTTTGAATATTATCTTTAAAGATATTAGGGCTGAGGTGCTTCTTCATGCCCTAGAGGCTAGAAAGATCTATGTTTCA encodes:
- a CDS encoding cysteine desulfurase, producing the protein MNEIYFDNAATTKPSRKIVEKMVSVLEEDYGNPSSLHIKGVVAERHIKNTSRILANILKVHEDEILYTSGGTESNNLAILGVAYAYHRIGKHIITTKIEHPSVQKVFRYLEENGFEVTYLDVDSSGYVYLEQLKNSIKKDTILVSIMHVNNEIGTIQPIEEIGHIIKTINVNTIFHADAIQSFGKIPISIKKNTIDLLSISSHKFHGPKGIGVLYKKKDIRLKPLVFGGGQQKGLRAGTENVPAIAALGLAAEDIYKDLDANTKHIQSLKNMLWKALDKNIKDIYINGPSIEESAPHILNIIFKDIRAEVLLHALEARKIYVSTGSACSSNQPHPSDTLINIGLNNEEIGGSIRFSFSKYNTEEEVKKCVQDLAEIVPMLRIFK